In the genome of Doryrhamphus excisus isolate RoL2022-K1 chromosome 11, RoL_Dexc_1.0, whole genome shotgun sequence, one region contains:
- the LOC131138056 gene encoding uncharacterized protein LOC131138056 isoform X1, which produces MLTQYSKMSSLVPLSSFPSSMSNMEKFGGYLSCKVKQRIRTIMSAGHFVAGLKCSGKLFIFTTKRTLLYNHLSLGPEDFPRRTSLKQRIRTIISAGYFVAGLKCSGKLFIFTTKRTLLYNHLSLGPEDFPRRTSLKQRIRTIMSAGYFVAGLKCSGKLFIFTTKRTLLYNHLSLGQEDFPRRTSLKQRIRTIISAGYFVAGLKCSGKIVHFHNKENFAIQSS; this is translated from the exons ATGCTAACACAATATTCAAAGATGAGTAGTTTGGTCCCTTTGTCATCTTTTCCTTCGTCGATGTCCAACATGGAGAAGTTCGGTGGATACTTGAGCTGCAAGGTAAAG CAGAGAATCAGGACCATAATGTCAGCTGGTCATTTTGTGGcggggctgaaatgcagtggaaaattGTTCATTTTCACAACAAAGAGAACTTTGCTGTACAATCATCTTAGTCTTGGTCCAGAAGACTTCCCGAGGAGGACAAGCCTTAAA CAGAGAATCAGGACCATAATATCAGCTGGttattttgtggcagggctgaaatgcagtggaaaattGTTCATTTTCACAACAAAGAGAACTTTGCTATACAATCATCTTAGTCTTGGTCCAGAAGACTTCCCGAGGAGGACAAGCCTTAAA CAGAGAATCAGGACCATAATGTCAGCTGGTTATTTTGTGGcggggctgaaatgcagtggaaaattGTTCATTTTCACAACAAAGAGAACTTTGCTATACAATCATCTTAGTCTTGGTCAAGAAGACTTCCCGAGGAGGACAAGCCTTAAA CAGAGAATCAGGACCATAATATCAGCTGGTTATTTTGTGGcggggctgaaatgcagtggaaaaatTGTTCATTTTCACAACAAAGAGAACTTTGCTATACAATCATCTTAG
- the LOC131138056 gene encoding uncharacterized protein LOC131138056 isoform X3 yields the protein MLTQYSKMSSLVPLSSFPSSMSNMEKFGGYLSCKVKQRIRTIMSAGHFVAGLKCSGKLFIFTTKRTLLYNHLSLGPEDFPRRTSLKQRIRTIISAGYFVAGLKCSGKLFIFTTKRTLLYNHLSLGPEDFPRRTSLKQRIRTIMSAGYFVAGLKCSGKLFIFTTKRTLLYNHLSLGQEDFPRRTSLKITKSCGASSERTAESGR from the exons ATGCTAACACAATATTCAAAGATGAGTAGTTTGGTCCCTTTGTCATCTTTTCCTTCGTCGATGTCCAACATGGAGAAGTTCGGTGGATACTTGAGCTGCAAGGTAAAG CAGAGAATCAGGACCATAATGTCAGCTGGTCATTTTGTGGcggggctgaaatgcagtggaaaattGTTCATTTTCACAACAAAGAGAACTTTGCTGTACAATCATCTTAGTCTTGGTCCAGAAGACTTCCCGAGGAGGACAAGCCTTAAA CAGAGAATCAGGACCATAATATCAGCTGGttattttgtggcagggctgaaatgcagtggaaaattGTTCATTTTCACAACAAAGAGAACTTTGCTATACAATCATCTTAGTCTTGGTCCAGAAGACTTCCCGAGGAGGACAAGCCTTAAA CAGAGAATCAGGACCATAATGTCAGCTGGTTATTTTGTGGcggggctgaaatgcagtggaaaattGTTCATTTTCACAACAAAGAGAACTTTGCTATACAATCATCTTAGTCTTGGTCAAGAAGACTTCCCGAGGAGGACAAGCCTTAAA ATAACGAAGAGCTGCGGGGCATCAAGCGAACGTACTGCTGAGAGCGGCCGATGA
- the LOC131138056 gene encoding uncharacterized protein LOC131138056 isoform X2, translating into MLTQYSKMSSLVPLSSFPSSMSNMEKFGGYLSCKVKQRIRTIMSAGHFVAGLKCSGKLFIFTTKRTLLYNHLSLGPEDFPRRTSLKQRIRTIISAGYFVAGLKCSGKLFIFTTKRTLLYNHLSLGPEDFPRRTSLKQRIRTIMSAGYFVAGLKCSGKLFIFTTKRTLLYNHLSLGQEDFPRRTSLKRIRTIISAGYFVAGLKCSGKIVHFHNKENFAIQSS; encoded by the exons ATGCTAACACAATATTCAAAGATGAGTAGTTTGGTCCCTTTGTCATCTTTTCCTTCGTCGATGTCCAACATGGAGAAGTTCGGTGGATACTTGAGCTGCAAGGTAAAG CAGAGAATCAGGACCATAATGTCAGCTGGTCATTTTGTGGcggggctgaaatgcagtggaaaattGTTCATTTTCACAACAAAGAGAACTTTGCTGTACAATCATCTTAGTCTTGGTCCAGAAGACTTCCCGAGGAGGACAAGCCTTAAA CAGAGAATCAGGACCATAATATCAGCTGGttattttgtggcagggctgaaatgcagtggaaaattGTTCATTTTCACAACAAAGAGAACTTTGCTATACAATCATCTTAGTCTTGGTCCAGAAGACTTCCCGAGGAGGACAAGCCTTAAA CAGAGAATCAGGACCATAATGTCAGCTGGTTATTTTGTGGcggggctgaaatgcagtggaaaattGTTCATTTTCACAACAAAGAGAACTTTGCTATACAATCATCTTAGTCTTGGTCAAGAAGACTTCCCGAGGAGGACAAGCCTTAAA AGAATCAGGACCATAATATCAGCTGGTTATTTTGTGGcggggctgaaatgcagtggaaaaatTGTTCATTTTCACAACAAAGAGAACTTTGCTATACAATCATCTTAG